A window of the Brassica napus cultivar Da-Ae chromosome C5, Da-Ae, whole genome shotgun sequence genome harbors these coding sequences:
- the LOC106345840 gene encoding DNA topoisomerase 6 subunit B isoform X2, translating into MIGLIDRERVDTKLYDDYETDKAREKRLVKEARASEIQAKNLASGKKNKEPGVSRVLKARGEASYYKVTCRDNGKGMPHDDIPNMFGRVLSGTKYGLKQTRGKFGLGAKMALIWSKMSTGLPIEISSSMKSQNYVTFCRLDIDIHRNIPHIHLHEKKANKEKWHGAEIQVVIEGNWTTYRSKILHYMRQMAVITPYAQFLFRFISETPEKNVTVKFTRRTDVMPPIPIETKHHPSSVDLLLIKRLVTDTSKKTLLQFLQNEFVNINKNLAARLIGEMGPDFSPGMAVKSVTSQQMVRIHQLFRQAKFDDPSGDCLSPAGEYNLRLGIIKELHPDMVATHSGSAQVFEGHPFIVEAGVSVGGRDVKQGINIFRFANRIPLLFEQGGDVVTRTALKRINWNSYKINQTQDKIGVFVSIVSTKIPFKGTGKEYIGDDISEIATAVKSAIQQCCIQLKSKIVKRLQAREQQERKRSLSRYIPDATGAVYEVLKQMTEEHTKKRKRYKEEETAMLEKVSKLIITKETLKEKLAEHVEQVDYEMALEYATQSGVSEEPRENIYLQQLNPNHSNFIDLHSPTFVFRLIL; encoded by the exons ATGATTGGTCTCATTGATCGGGAACGTGTTGACACCAAGCTCTATGATGACTATGAGACTGACAAGGCCCGTGAG AAAAGGTTAGTAAAGGAAGCTCGTGCCAGTGAGATACAAGCCAAAAATCTGGCATCgggaaagaaaaacaaagagccTGGAGTCTCTAGGGTTTTAAAGGCCCGTGGGGAAGCATCCTATTACAAGGTTACATGTAGG GATAATGGTAAGGGGATGCCACACGATGACATCCCGAATATGTTTGGCAGAG TTCTGTCTGGGACCAAGTATGGACTGAAGCAAACTCGTGGAAAGTTTGGTTTAGGGGCAAAGATG GCTTTAATTTGGTCCAAAATGAGTACAGGCCTCCCCATAGAGATATCTTCATCTATGAAGAGCCAAAACTATGTTACGTTCTGcagattggatattgatattcACAG GAACATCCCTCACATTCATCTACACGAGAAGAAGGCCAACAAAGAGAAATGGCATGGGGCCGAAATACAGGTGGTAATTGAGGGAAACTGGACAACATACAGA tCAAAGATCTTGCACTACATGCGCCAAATGGCTGTTATTACTCCTTATGCGCAGTTTCTATTTAGATTTATTTCAGAAACACCCGA gaAAAATGTCACTGTAAAATTTACTCGAAGAACGGATGTGATGCCCCCAATTCCTATCGAGACAAAGCACCATCCTTCGTCAGTTGACTTGCTGCTTATCAAGCGCCTTGTTACAGACACTTCCAAAAAGACCCTTCTGCAGTTTCTTCAGAATGAATTTGTGAATATTAACAAAAACCTTGCAGCGCGATTAATTG ggGAAATGGGACCCGATTTCAGCCCTGGCATGGCTGTCAAGTCTGTGACATCTCAGCAAATGGTGCGCATACATCAGTTATTCCGCCAAGCTAAATTCGACGACCCTAGTGGTGAT tgtcttaGCCCGGCAGGAGAATACAATCTTCGTCTAGGGATTATCAAGGAGCTGCATCCAGATATGGTGGCAACGCATTCAGGCAG TGCTCAGGTCTTTGAAGGTCATCCTTTTATTGTTGAAGCTGGTGTTAGTGTGGGTGGAAGAGATGTGAAACAG GGGATAAACATATTCCGTTTTGCAAACCGTATTCCTCTCCTTTTTGAACAAGGAGGTGATGTTGTGACCAGAACAGCCTTAAAGAGAATCAA TTGGAATAGCTATAAGATTAACCAAACGCAAGATAAGATAGGAGTATTTGTGAGCATAGTGAGTACAAAAATTCCTTTCAAAGGGACAGGGAAAGAATACATAGGAGATGACATCAGTGAGATAGCTACTGCAGTCAAG TCTGCAATTCAACAATGCTGCATCCAACTGAAATCCAAAATAGTCAAGAGACTTCAAGCACGCGAACAACAAGAGAGAAAACGCAGTTTGAGCAGGTACATCCCTGATGCAACGGGAGCGGTGTACGAGGTCCTAAAACAAATGACTGAAGAACATACGAAAAAGAGAAAGCGTTACAAAGAGGAAGAAACCGCTATGCTTGAGAAAGTGTCTAAACTTATAATCACAAAAGAAACATTGAAAGAAAAGCTTGCTGAGCATGTGGAACAG GTGGATTACGAGATGGCATTAGAGTATGCAACACAGAGTGGAGTGAGTGAAGAACCCAGAGAAAATATATATCTCCAACAATTGAATCCCAACCATTCCAACTTCATTGATCTTCACAGTCCGACGTTTGTCTTCAGGCTCATCTTGTAA
- the LOC106401806 gene encoding CCR4-NOT transcription complex subunit 9: MANLPPSLSMGTPFGGPSTSVGAPANKDRNLASAEQLVLDLSNPELRENALLELSKKRELFQDLAPLLWNSFGTIAALLQEIVSIYSVLAPPNLTPAQSNRVCNSLALLQCVASHSDTRMLFLKAHIPLYLYPFLNTTSKSRPFEYLRLTSLGVIGALVKVDDTEVISFLLSTEIIPLCLRTMEMGSELSKTVATFIVQKILLDDVGMDYICTTAERFFAVGRVLGNMVQSLVEQPSPRLLKHIIRCYLRLSDNPRACAALGSCLPDSLRDGTFSNCLREDQIARRWLQQLVHNVGVGRVPSHQGGGFEHML; encoded by the exons ATGGCGAATCTACCTCCATCTCTCTCCATGGGCACACCTTTCGGCGGTCCCAGCACGTCGGTCGGAGCTCCGGCGAACAAAGATCGAAACTTGGCCTCCGCGGAGCAGTTGGTTCTCGATCTAAGCAATCCTGAACTCAGAGAGAATGCTCTCCTCGAGCTTTCCAAG AAAAGAGAACTGTTTCAGGATTTGGCGCCTCTCTTGTGGAACTCTTTTGGTACCATTGCTGCCTTGTTGCAG GAGATAGTGTCAATCTACTCTGTTCTCGCACCTCCAAATCTGACTCCTGCTCAGTCCAACCGTGTCTGCAACTCACTCGCCCTTCTTCAG TGCGTAGCCTCTCATTCCGACACAAGGATGTTATTTTTGAAGG CTCACATTCCGTTGTACCTTTACCCCTTCCTGAACACAACGAGTAAGTCAAGACCTTTCGAGTACTTGCGCCTTACTAGCTTAGGTGTCATTGGTGCTCTTGTCAAG GTTGATGATACAGAGGTCATTAGCTTCCTTCTATCAACCGAAATTATTCCTCTGTGCCTCCGCACCATGGAGATGGGgagcgagctgtcgaaaact GTTGCCACATTCATAGTTCAGAAGATCTTGTTAGATGATGTGGGGATGGATTACATCTGCACAACAGCAGAGCGTTTTTTCGCTGTTGGTCGAGTGTTGGGAAATATGGTCCAGTCACTTGTTGAGCAGCCTTCTCCACGTCTTTTGAAGCATATCATCCGTTGTTACCTCCGTTTATCAGACAACCCTAG GGCGTGTGCTGCACTCGGAAGCTGTCTCCCTGACTCGCTGCGAGATGGAACCTTCAGCAATTGTCTTCGC GAGGATCAAATCGCGAGGAGGTGGCTGCAACAGCTGGTTCACAATGTTGGAGTTGGTCGAGTCCCATCACATCAAGGTGGAGGATTTGAGCACATGCTTTGA
- the LOC106401805 gene encoding uncharacterized protein YMR315W isoform X2, which produces MANPSPPGIAILGAGIFVKTQYIPRLAEISDLVNLKAIWSRSEESAKGAVEVARKHFPGVECKWGDEGLNEIIQDTSILGVAVVIAGQTQVEMSLKMLKAGKHVLQAIGEIETAMTSYKNISTDSPCRPIWAVAENYRFEPAFVELKKLVEEIGDIMNVQLIIEGSMNSSNPYFSSSWRRNLDGGFILDMGVHYIAGLRMLVGCEVTSVSATTSHVDKTLPAPDNITSNFQLENGCSGVFVMVVSSRSPKILWRVVGLKGTVQLERGVQDGRHGYMATVYGEGGTSRTIFYPFSGVTEELKAFFRDISGTSKEQEPRLSYVEGARDVAVLEAMLESGARNGAVIPVKKF; this is translated from the exons atggCGAATCCTTCACCACCTGGAATTGCTATTCTCGGAGCTGGGATCTTCGTCAAGACGCAGTACATTCCTCGGTTAGCTGAGATCTCCGATCTCGTCAACCTCAAAGCTATTTGGAGCCGTTCTGAG GAATCTGCGAAAGGAGCTGTGGAGGTAGCACGAAAGCATTTTCCTGGAGTGGAGTGCAAATGGGGAGATGAAGGTTTGAATGAGATCATTCAAGACACTTCCATACTTGGTGTTGCTGTTGTCATTGCTGGCCAAACCCAG GTTGAAATGTCGCTCAAGATGCTCAAGGCAGGAAAGCACGTCCTTCAAG CAATCGGTGAGATTGAAACTGCAATGACAagctataaaaatatttctactgATTCCCCATGCCGTCCAATCTGGGCTGTGGCTGAAAATTATCGTTTTGAACCCGCTTTTGTTGAG TTGAAGAAACTAGTGGAAGAAATTGGGGATATTATGAACGTCCAACTTATTATCGAGGGATCAATGAACAGTTCCAATCCTTACTTCTCAAGCTCCTGGAGACGAAACTTGGAC GGTGGTTTCATCTTGGATATGGGTGTGCACTACATTGCAGGGTTAAGAATG CTTGTTGGATGTGAGGTAACATCAGTCTCAGCCACCACCTCCCATGTTGATAAGACTTTACCTGCACCAGACAACATTACATCAAACTT TCAGCTAGAGAACGGATGCTCTGGAGTCTTTGTGATGGTTGTCTCTTCAAGGTCTCCAAAG ATATTATGGAGAGTCGTAGGATTAAAGGGCACTGTTCAACTTGAGCGTGGAGTTCAAGATGGCCGACATGGTTACATG GCCACAGTTTACGGGGAAGGAGGGACATCGAGGACCATCTTTTACCCGTTCAGTGGAGTGACTGAAGAGCTAAAAGCATTCTTCAGGGACATTTCAGGAACTTCAAAG GAGCAAGAGCCTCGTCTATCATACGTGGAAGGTGCTCGGGACGTTGCTGTTCTTGAAGCAATGCTTGAATCTGGTGCAAGGAACGGAGCTGTTATTCCCGTTAAAAAGTTCTAG
- the LOC106345840 gene encoding DNA topoisomerase 6 subunit B isoform X1 — protein sequence MAGGDSPAETKKGSSKTSKNSKESTLKQKSPAEFFAENKNIAGFDNPGKSLYTTVRELVENALDSSESISELPEVEVTIEEIGKSKFNSMIGLIDRERVDTKLYDDYETDKAREKRLVKEARASEIQAKNLASGKKNKEPGVSRVLKARGEASYYKVTCRDNGKGMPHDDIPNMFGRVLSGTKYGLKQTRGKFGLGAKMALIWSKMSTGLPIEISSSMKSQNYVTFCRLDIDIHRNIPHIHLHEKKANKEKWHGAEIQVVIEGNWTTYRSKILHYMRQMAVITPYAQFLFRFISETPEKNVTVKFTRRTDVMPPIPIETKHHPSSVDLLLIKRLVTDTSKKTLLQFLQNEFVNINKNLAARLIGEMGPDFSPGMAVKSVTSQQMVRIHQLFRQAKFDDPSGDCLSPAGEYNLRLGIIKELHPDMVATHSGSAQVFEGHPFIVEAGVSVGGRDVKQGINIFRFANRIPLLFEQGGDVVTRTALKRINWNSYKINQTQDKIGVFVSIVSTKIPFKGTGKEYIGDDISEIATAVKSAIQQCCIQLKSKIVKRLQAREQQERKRSLSRYIPDATGAVYEVLKQMTEEHTKKRKRYKEEETAMLEKVSKLIITKETLKEKLAEHVEQVDYEMALEYATQSGVSEEPRENIYLQQLNPNHSNFIDLHSPTFVFRLIL from the exons ATGGCGGGAGGTGATAGTCCAGCTGAAACGAAGAAGGGAAGCTCCAAGACCTCTAAGAACAGTAAAGAGAGCACTCTCAAGCAGA AATCTCCAGCTGAGTTTTTCGCCGAGAACAAGAACATTGCTGGATTCGATAAT cCAGGGAAGTCGCTGTACACTACAGTGAGAGAGCTTGTTGAAAATGCTCTTGATTCTTCTGAGTCCATCTCTGAGCTCCCTGAGGTTGAAGTTACTAT CGAAGAGATTGGAAAATCTAAGTTCAATTCCATGATTGGTCTCATTGATCGGGAACGTGTTGACACCAAGCTCTATGATGACTATGAGACTGACAAGGCCCGTGAG AAAAGGTTAGTAAAGGAAGCTCGTGCCAGTGAGATACAAGCCAAAAATCTGGCATCgggaaagaaaaacaaagagccTGGAGTCTCTAGGGTTTTAAAGGCCCGTGGGGAAGCATCCTATTACAAGGTTACATGTAGG GATAATGGTAAGGGGATGCCACACGATGACATCCCGAATATGTTTGGCAGAG TTCTGTCTGGGACCAAGTATGGACTGAAGCAAACTCGTGGAAAGTTTGGTTTAGGGGCAAAGATG GCTTTAATTTGGTCCAAAATGAGTACAGGCCTCCCCATAGAGATATCTTCATCTATGAAGAGCCAAAACTATGTTACGTTCTGcagattggatattgatattcACAG GAACATCCCTCACATTCATCTACACGAGAAGAAGGCCAACAAAGAGAAATGGCATGGGGCCGAAATACAGGTGGTAATTGAGGGAAACTGGACAACATACAGA tCAAAGATCTTGCACTACATGCGCCAAATGGCTGTTATTACTCCTTATGCGCAGTTTCTATTTAGATTTATTTCAGAAACACCCGA gaAAAATGTCACTGTAAAATTTACTCGAAGAACGGATGTGATGCCCCCAATTCCTATCGAGACAAAGCACCATCCTTCGTCAGTTGACTTGCTGCTTATCAAGCGCCTTGTTACAGACACTTCCAAAAAGACCCTTCTGCAGTTTCTTCAGAATGAATTTGTGAATATTAACAAAAACCTTGCAGCGCGATTAATTG ggGAAATGGGACCCGATTTCAGCCCTGGCATGGCTGTCAAGTCTGTGACATCTCAGCAAATGGTGCGCATACATCAGTTATTCCGCCAAGCTAAATTCGACGACCCTAGTGGTGAT tgtcttaGCCCGGCAGGAGAATACAATCTTCGTCTAGGGATTATCAAGGAGCTGCATCCAGATATGGTGGCAACGCATTCAGGCAG TGCTCAGGTCTTTGAAGGTCATCCTTTTATTGTTGAAGCTGGTGTTAGTGTGGGTGGAAGAGATGTGAAACAG GGGATAAACATATTCCGTTTTGCAAACCGTATTCCTCTCCTTTTTGAACAAGGAGGTGATGTTGTGACCAGAACAGCCTTAAAGAGAATCAA TTGGAATAGCTATAAGATTAACCAAACGCAAGATAAGATAGGAGTATTTGTGAGCATAGTGAGTACAAAAATTCCTTTCAAAGGGACAGGGAAAGAATACATAGGAGATGACATCAGTGAGATAGCTACTGCAGTCAAG TCTGCAATTCAACAATGCTGCATCCAACTGAAATCCAAAATAGTCAAGAGACTTCAAGCACGCGAACAACAAGAGAGAAAACGCAGTTTGAGCAGGTACATCCCTGATGCAACGGGAGCGGTGTACGAGGTCCTAAAACAAATGACTGAAGAACATACGAAAAAGAGAAAGCGTTACAAAGAGGAAGAAACCGCTATGCTTGAGAAAGTGTCTAAACTTATAATCACAAAAGAAACATTGAAAGAAAAGCTTGCTGAGCATGTGGAACAG GTGGATTACGAGATGGCATTAGAGTATGCAACACAGAGTGGAGTGAGTGAAGAACCCAGAGAAAATATATATCTCCAACAATTGAATCCCAACCATTCCAACTTCATTGATCTTCACAGTCCGACGTTTGTCTTCAGGCTCATCTTGTAA
- the LOC106345850 gene encoding protein ETHYLENE INSENSITIVE 3-like codes for MMFNEMGMCGNMDFFSPASLGEVDFCPAPTHPEPDSVVDDDYTDDEIDVDELERRMWRDKMRLKRLKEQDKSGSKEGVDAAKQRQSQEQARRKKMSRAQDGILKYMLKMMEVCKAQGFVYGIIPENGKPVTGASDNLREWWKDKVRFDRNGPAAISKYQAENNIPGVREGSNPIGPTPHTLQELQDTTLGSLLSALMQHCDPPQRRFPLEKGVPPPWWPNGKEDWWPQLGLPKDQGPAPYKKPHDLKKAWKVGVLTAVIKHMFPDIAKIRKLVRQSKCLQDKMTAKESATWLAIINQEESLARELYPESCPPVSLSGGGSCSLLMNDCSQYDVDGLEKETRYEVEELKPEKVNFGMAANFPVKEEVPSEFMRKRKPNRDLNAMMDRTIFTCENTGCAHGDVSRGFLDRNSRDNHQFVCPHRDSGLPYGAPSRFHVSEVKPVVGFSQPRPVNSVSQPIDLTGIGVPEDGQKMISELMSMYDRNVQSNQNQTSMVTESQLLQPTVQNHQEHLQFQGNMVEGSFFEDLNIPNRVNNQMFFQGNNNNSGFKYDTAHTNNNNFEAAHNNASSNRFQLVFDSPPFDMASFDYRDDMSMPGVVGTMDGMQQQKQQDVSIWF; via the coding sequence ATGATGTTTAACGAGATGGGAATGTGCGGGAACATGGACTTCTTCTCCCCCGCATCTCTCGGGGAAGTTGACTTCTGTCCCGCGCCCACCCACCCCGAACCCGACTCAGTCGTCGATGACGACTACACCGACGACGAGATCGACGTCGACGAGCTCGAGAGGAGGATGTGGAGGGACAAGATGCGCCTCAAGCGTCTCAAGGAGCAGGACAAGAGCGGCAGCAAAGAAGGAGTCGACGCAGCCAAGCAGAGGCAGTCTCAGGAGCAAGCCAGGAGGAAGAAGATGTCCAGAGCTCAAGACGGGATCTTGAAGTACATGCTGAAGATGATGGAGGTCTGTAAAGCGCAGGGCTTTGTGTACGGTATCATCCCTGAGAACGGGAAGCCTGTCACTGGGGCTTCCGATAATCTCAGGGAGTGGTGGAAAGATAAGGTGAGGTTTGATCGGAACGGTCCCGCTGCTATAAGCAAGTACCAAGCGGAGAACAACATCCCTGGGGTTCGTGAAGGTAGCAACCCCATCGGACCTACTCCGCATACCTTGCAGGAGCTTCAGGACACGACTCTGGGGTCGCTTTTGTCGGCGTTGATGCAGCACTGTGATCCTCCTCAGAGACGGTTTCCTTTGGAGAAAGGAGTGCCTCCTCCGTGGTGGCCTAATGGGAAGGAGGACTGGTGGCCTCAGCTTGGTTTGCCTAAGGATCAAGGCCCTGCTCCTTACAAGAAGCCTCATGATCTGAAGAAGGCGTGGAAGGTCGGCGTGTTGACTGCTGTTATCAAGCATATGTTTCCTGATATTGCGAAGATCAGGAAGCTCGTGAGGCAGTCCAAGTGCTTGCAGGATAAGATGACTGCTAAGGAGAGTGCTACGTGGCTTGCTATTATTAACCAGGAAGAGTCCTTGGCTAGGGAGCTTTACCCTGAGTCCTGCCCTCCTGTTTCTTTGTCCGGTGGTGGAAGCTGCTCGCTTCTGATGAATGATTGTAGTCAGTACGACGTTGATGGTTTGGAGAAGGAGACTCGCTATGAAGTGGAGGAGCTCAAGCCGGAGAAAGTTAACTTTGGGATGGCTGCTAACTTCCCTGTGAAGGAAGAAGTTCCATCAGAGTTCATGAGGAAGAGGAAGCCAAACAGAGATCTCAACGCTATGATGGACAGAACCATCTTCACCTGCGAGAACACTGGGTGTGCGCATGGCGATGTCAGCCGTGGTTTTCTTGATAGGAACTCAAGAGACAACCATCAGTTTGTTTGTCCACATCGAGACAGCGGCTTACCCTATGGAGCACCGTCCAGGTTCCATGTCAGTGAAGTTAAGCCTGTGGTTGGATTCTCTCAGCCAAGGCCAGTGAACTCGGTTTCTCAGCCAATTGACTTAACCGGTATTGGAGTTCCTGAAGATGGGCAGAAGATGATCTCCGAGCTCATGTCCATGTACGACAGAAACGTCCAGAGCAACCAAAACCAGACTTCTATGGTCACGGAAAGTCAACTGCTTCAACCAACGGTCCAGAATCATCAAGAACATCTCCAGTTTCAAGGAAACATGGTGGAAGGAAGTTTTTTTGAAGACTTGAACATTCCAAACAGAGTTAACAACCAAATGTTCTTTCAAgggaacaacaacaacagtggGTTCAAGTACGATACTGCGCACACCAACAACAATAACTTTGAAGCTGCGCATAACAACGCTAGCAGCAACAGGTTTCAGCTTGTGTTTGATTCTCCACCGTTTGATATGGCCTCATTCGATTACAGAGATGATATGTCGATGCCGGGAGTAGTGGGAACGATGGATGGTATGCAGCAGCAGAAGCAGCAAGATGTATCCATATGGTTCTAA
- the LOC106401805 gene encoding uncharacterized protein YMR315W isoform X1, with protein MANPSPPGIAILGAGIFVKTQYIPRLAEISDLVNLKAIWSRSEESAKGAVEVARKHFPGVECKWGDEGLNEIIQDTSILGVAVVIAGQTQVEMSLKMLKAGKHVLQEKPAAASIGEIETAMTSYKNISTDSPCRPIWAVAENYRFEPAFVELKKLVEEIGDIMNVQLIIEGSMNSSNPYFSSSWRRNLDGGFILDMGVHYIAGLRMLVGCEVTSVSATTSHVDKTLPAPDNITSNFQLENGCSGVFVMVVSSRSPKILWRVVGLKGTVQLERGVQDGRHGYMATVYGEGGTSRTIFYPFSGVTEELKAFFRDISGTSKEQEPRLSYVEGARDVAVLEAMLESGARNGAVIPVKKF; from the exons atggCGAATCCTTCACCACCTGGAATTGCTATTCTCGGAGCTGGGATCTTCGTCAAGACGCAGTACATTCCTCGGTTAGCTGAGATCTCCGATCTCGTCAACCTCAAAGCTATTTGGAGCCGTTCTGAG GAATCTGCGAAAGGAGCTGTGGAGGTAGCACGAAAGCATTTTCCTGGAGTGGAGTGCAAATGGGGAGATGAAGGTTTGAATGAGATCATTCAAGACACTTCCATACTTGGTGTTGCTGTTGTCATTGCTGGCCAAACCCAG GTTGAAATGTCGCTCAAGATGCTCAAGGCAGGAAAGCACGTCCTTCAAG AGAAGCCAGCTGCTGCTT CAATCGGTGAGATTGAAACTGCAATGACAagctataaaaatatttctactgATTCCCCATGCCGTCCAATCTGGGCTGTGGCTGAAAATTATCGTTTTGAACCCGCTTTTGTTGAG TTGAAGAAACTAGTGGAAGAAATTGGGGATATTATGAACGTCCAACTTATTATCGAGGGATCAATGAACAGTTCCAATCCTTACTTCTCAAGCTCCTGGAGACGAAACTTGGAC GGTGGTTTCATCTTGGATATGGGTGTGCACTACATTGCAGGGTTAAGAATG CTTGTTGGATGTGAGGTAACATCAGTCTCAGCCACCACCTCCCATGTTGATAAGACTTTACCTGCACCAGACAACATTACATCAAACTT TCAGCTAGAGAACGGATGCTCTGGAGTCTTTGTGATGGTTGTCTCTTCAAGGTCTCCAAAG ATATTATGGAGAGTCGTAGGATTAAAGGGCACTGTTCAACTTGAGCGTGGAGTTCAAGATGGCCGACATGGTTACATG GCCACAGTTTACGGGGAAGGAGGGACATCGAGGACCATCTTTTACCCGTTCAGTGGAGTGACTGAAGAGCTAAAAGCATTCTTCAGGGACATTTCAGGAACTTCAAAG GAGCAAGAGCCTCGTCTATCATACGTGGAAGGTGCTCGGGACGTTGCTGTTCTTGAAGCAATGCTTGAATCTGGTGCAAGGAACGGAGCTGTTATTCCCGTTAAAAAGTTCTAG